In Burkholderiales bacterium, the genomic window GTGAAATAGGCGCGCGCGAACATCCCCGGATAGACATCGCGAACGTTTTCCGGGAGATCGAGCCGCACGCGCGTGGCATGGGTCCTGGGGTCGGCCGCCGGCAGCACCGTGATCGAGCGTGCCTCGATCCATTTGTTGAGAGACGGAATCTCCACCATGGCCCGCGGGCTGGCACGCACTTCGGCCACTTTGTACTGCGGGACGCTCGCGATCACGCGCATGTCCCGCGGGTCGAAGCCGGTCATCAGCGGCTTGCCCGGCGTGGCCATTTCACCCACTTCCACGTGGCGCGCCGACACCACGCCGCTGTAGGGCGCGACCACCACGGTATAGCTCTTGGTCGTCGAAGCCTGGCTGGCGCCGGCGCGCGCCGCCTTCAACTGTGCTTCGGCCACACGGTACTCGGCCTCGGCCTTGTCCAGCGCCGCCTGGCTGATGAACTTCTGCGCGGCGAGTTCGCGGCTGCGTTGCAGGGCCGCGCGCGCGTTCTCGAAGGCGGCCTGCGCCTGGGCCACCTGCGCCTCGGAGCCCGCCACCACCTGGCTCGCTTCGGTCTCGTCGATGCGCACGATTACCTGTCCCTTTCTGACGTAATCGCCGACGTCGTAATGGACCTCGACGATGCGGCCGGTCACCTGGGCCGACACGGTCGACTGCTTGACGGCTTCGACCACCGCCTCCGCCGCATAGGTGAGGTCCACTTCGCGGTATTGCACCTCGGCCGTCTGCAACGGCTGCGCCTGTGCCACCGGAAACGCGAGCACCGAAAGTGCGAAGGCGGCGCGCGCCACCATCGAAACGGGCGATGACAGGGGTTCGTGCATGCTGGAAATCATGGGCCAGGCGATGCGCAGGGTCTGCGACCAAAGTCCCAGAATCGGACCGCAGCATCTTGCCCGCCCGCCGGACCTGAGTATTGACGTGGGTCAAGCTGCGGCGCGAGCCGTCTCGCCGGAGCGGGCGGATCGAAAGGTGTAGGAATTGTCCTACGCCCGCCGTTCGGCATTCCTACATGCGTTTTCAGGGCGGCGCCGATAGCCCGGGCTGGCCGTGGCCCGCACACTGCGCACCATGCAAGAGGACGTTTCGTTCGTGCCCACCGACAAGCCGCCCCTTCGCGTGTACCTCGTGGAAGACTCCGAACTCGTGCGCGAGCGGCTGGAAGAAATGCTTTCTTCCATCGCGGGTGCCTTGAGCGTCGGAAAGGCGAGCGGAGTGTCCGAGGCGATCCAGGGCATCCTCGCCTCGCATCCCGACGCCGTCGTGCTGGACGTGCGTCTGGCCGACGGCAACGGCTTCGAGGTGCTGCGCGCCGTGCACGAGCAGGCTCCCGACATCGCCTTCTACGTGCTCAGCAATTTTTCGAGCGAGCCTTACCGGCGGCTGGCCGAGCAGCTCGGCGCCACCCAGTTCTTCGACAAGACGACTGAATTCGAGCGCATGCGCGAGGTGCTCAGCGCCCGCGCCGCCAGAACCTTGAACTGATCCACCAGGAGGAGACAACCATGCCCGCCGCTGCCGTTGCACGACTTCAGCCACGAATCGTCCAGATCGTCCCGGAACCCGGTCAGAGCGCGCGGAAGTTTGAGATCACCTGTTCGAACTGCAACCTGCGCGAGCTGTGCCTGCCCGGCACTCTGTGCGTCGAGGACCTGCAGCGCGTCGAAGGCTTGGTCTACGCCCGCCGGCGCGTGA contains:
- a CDS encoding efflux RND transporter periplasmic adaptor subunit, yielding MHEPLSSPVSMVARAAFALSVLAFPVAQAQPLQTAEVQYREVDLTYAAEAVVEAVKQSTVSAQVTGRIVEVHYDVGDYVRKGQVIVRIDETEASQVVAGSEAQVAQAQAAFENARAALQRSRELAAQKFISQAALDKAEAEYRVAEAQLKAARAGASQASTTKSYTVVVAPYSGVVSARHVEVGEMATPGKPLMTGFDPRDMRVIASVPQYKVAEVRASPRAMVEIPSLNKWIEARSITVLPAADPRTHATRVRLDLPENVRDVYPGMFARAYFTVGRARKLVVPVSSVVKRSEVTGVYVVKPDGTVSFRQVRLGEPAGQGDIEVLAGVSAGERVAIDPIKAGMKTVPASS
- a CDS encoding response regulator, whose protein sequence is MARTLRTMQEDVSFVPTDKPPLRVYLVEDSELVRERLEEMLSSIAGALSVGKASGVSEAIQGILASHPDAVVLDVRLADGNGFEVLRAVHEQAPDIAFYVLSNFSSEPYRRLAEQLGATQFFDKTTEFERMREVLSARAARTLN